The genomic interval TCAggacaaaagaaggaaaaaaaaaaggtataaaagGATGTCAGTGATAAAATGTAGAATAAACACATGTTTGTATTTTGAGTGATTCAGAAATTTTACTATATTGCTTTGTATTCATACATAATACTACTTGAAAATATACACATTATATTTGAGCATTACTGAggatatttaaaacattttgaagcTATGAAGTCCAGTTATGTACACTTTACTAATCTTCTcacattttgtcttttgttggtTTTCTTCCCAGTTCTAAACATTTCCAAACTTCTCCATGCCTTTGTTGGCATCTAATGGAAGAAAAAGCATCCATTGGGCCTGCCATGGTTTCCAGATTACCCAAGTTTGGTGGGCGCCCCTCGACTAGTGGCACCAGCCCCCTGTGCAATGGCTCAACACAGCCTGCCACACCTACCCAGGATGGCAAGACCGCTACCCCAGGACCACGCCCAAATGGTTTGATCCGCCCCTCTCCATTTTCACTGAAATGGAAGAGAGAAGAAGGGATAACTTCTTCTAGCCCCACAATCCACAATAGTCCTGGAGACGGAAATGGAGACAAGGCTCAGTCACAGCCTCCCTCATTAGCTAAGGAGGTAAAGAATAGCTCTCCAGCAACGCCAAAGATGCGCCGGTCAGGTACTCTGATGGTGGCTGTCTCCAGCCCCAAAGCCATACCCAAACAATCCTCAAAGATGAGTCCCAGAGTAGGGGCCAAGTTAGGTCAAAGCCCACTGAATGGAGTTTCTAAGATGGGCCTTAATGGCCCCAGCATTCCTGCTCGGACAGTGTCTGAGTCACGCCTTGTGCGACCAATGCTGGGTTCCACTTCTCCTCGAAGCATCTCTCAAGACAGCCTATCCCAGTCCAATGAGAGTTTGAAGATCATGACAATAGATAACATGGTGCGTTCGAACAGCTTCACTCACTTCAAGCAGATTCCCTCACCCACTGGTGAGCCTATCACACGGTCTTTCTCTTTTAACCGTGCTGTGGAGCTTGCTAAACCTTTGGCCAACACCCAGCTCCGGCCCCCTAGGAGTAGTTTTCTCAAACCTCCACAGCTGAGCAATGGAAGAGTTGGTTTGGGACTAAATGGCAGCCTTGGAGGTTCAGGTTGTCTAAGGGTAGGGGTAGGCCATCAATACAGCAAAGCCCCTGCAGTGGCTTCCTCTCTGCCAAACCCCTCAGTCTCTCCAGCACCAGGTACTCCCCGGGCTCTGAAGAAGCCTCTGCTTCCCAATTCTGTACTGAACAAGTCACTGGCTAGCACTGGGGGATCTTTAGGTTACAGACTGGCTCAGTCAGGACAAGCCAAACAGCAAATACCTCTTTTTCCAGACCAAGTCAAGCAGGATGTCAGATCTTCAGCTGCCCCTGAATATGAAGGGCTATTAGGGATAGCAGTGGACAGTGAACTGACTGAAGATGCTGGAAAAGAATGCACTTACTGTGACagcgatgaaatctctaggaatGGAGTGGAAATTGGTGGAGAAAGTGGTGTGCAGAACTGTGGCCAGACAGCAGGCGAGACCCTAGAGGACATGTCTTTATCTTCTGCCTCGTCACTAGACAGAGGGGACACCAGTGAGGAGTTTCTAGATGACTTTGACAGTGTGGGAGATGTGCTCAGTGATGGCGACGTGCCTGATAACAGAAAATCTGACAGCTCTACCGAAACCCCCTTACACAACGTTGTCAATGAGGCCGTTGACTGGGAATCTGTGAATCtagctggtaaaaaaaatataaataagtcaAATTACTCATATGATGTTAATTTCTGACATTTGTGGAATTTGTTTAGCGCAatgttcatgtgatttttgtCTGCAGAACATAAAGAAGAAAGCCCTATGCAGGACTCCCAGGAATCCTTGGTGTTGTCTCCAGAGCAGGGTGATGTCCCCCAGACATCGTCTGTGGAACTATCACCCTCCAACAGCTCTGGTGGAACCTACATGTGGGATGAAGAGGGTCTTGAACCTATTGGAAGGCATGGAACTAACCCATTAGACAGCTAtgatgactcagaattcaataGCATGGTGAgtcccatgtttttttttttttgttgataaGTTTGGACTGAAATTAGGAAATTTGACAATTTGGCCTTTAACATCTTCCCGTTCTGGAAATGAATATCCATCTTTAATATACTTGTTTTAAGACAATGCTGTGAGCTAAGTTGAGAGACAATAGCTCACTGTATTTTTCCCTTCACTACTTTACTTTTCAAGCATTAATTGTAAACAGATGTGGATGTAGGAGTCCAGAGAGTAGCCTCTGCCATCAGGCCCTCGGGTTCTCAACTTtatcttcagcttcattttattttgcacattgtTCTTGCATATTTCTAATGAAAGGGGTGGAGAGCAATCTGAACCTTTTAGCAATGGTGTGGTTCTTAGAGTAAGGACGAAAACGGTTAAGAAATATCTTAAGCTGTTGTATCTTTAACTGATTGAAAGTTGGCACAGAGGGGGCTGGAGTTAATTTTCCAGAACTCTAGTCTTTCAGAAGGTGagagttaaattaaatatacagGTTATGAGTCATTTTGTGTAATCTGGCACTCATTAAACATCATCAAATAACCAGTTCAAAAGATTTATTGATTTCTTTGCTACAGAATGCTTGCTTTGTAGTGTCCCTGTTTCCCaagattaatattaataatgtatGTTTCAAATCCGGTTATAACTTAAAACTTTTATGCATGAAAGATTATTTGTGCTCATGTTGCTTAACTCATATAGAATACTTTCAAATCAATCATTTATAatggaaaatgaaataattaggtatgaacaaaggaaaacaacattaccagtagttttcagttttgagttttttttactgctgttttGATTCCAAGACCACTCTCTCACTTAAAGGAATGCTGACCTTCCTGCCAGCTGTGTGTTAACAGCATCACCGGCCTCACTTTGGTTCTCTGTATTCCTGTACCAGGGCACCTGATCTCAGGAATGAATAAAGAGCTTAGAAATTACCTGGATTAGAAATTATATAATGAGCTTCCTGTGTTAACCACTTTTATAATATTATGTTGACACAAACTTGAAAATGAGTTGTTTATCTTATAACAATGGCTTTTGAAACATGTTTTAAGTAATTAacggtgtgtatgtgtgcatgcagtGTCTGTATTTAGTCTTTTAGTGCTGGGATTAGTAGAAGTACATGTGCTTGACCACGTGTTTCTGATTAAGAGTCATTCACTTTGTCttagggagtgtgtgtgtgcatgttagtAGTTTGAGCACAAGCTGCCACCATGTGAGAGTTTGGCATTTTGAAAAGGCAAATTGTTGTTGGCAGTTCATGTGTAATGGCAAGAGTGCGTCTTACCATTCTGTTCATCTTCTAAACAATGTATTATTTATTCAGGTAACTACAAAAGTgtatgcagaaaaaaacactattGAAACATGATTAAATACTTCTTAAAGGGTTTCAGTCCCAAAAGATTTTTTCTGGTACAATCTAGAGGAAGTGGTTGCAGTTCAAAGTCTGTTATCATTAGCATTGTAATTGTACATGATGTCATGTAATATTGAAACTAAAATAAGTGAATAAAAGCATGGGTAGGTGCTGCATTGGACTGATTAAAATCTAGTTCTGTTCTACCTTAAAACTGCCACAGGGCTGCTAATGGCCTTGCTCGGACAATGACGGTATCCTGTTTGATATAACCACAGGCTATTCCTGTATTAGTGGTAACCATCATTTGCATCCTTGTATAACCCCCCGGAAATCAGTGGAGAAATCATTTAATGCAGAAAGATGTCTTTGGTTTGTGCAGATCTCTGGTCAGAAGAAGGCAGTGGTGATACAGCCCATGCTGCAGGGCAGGGCGGATGTCTGATGAGTGAGTGGCAGAGCTCGGGGAGAAGAAAATTGGAAAGGAAAATGGAAGAAGCTgaatgaaagaaagagagagagaaatgtagTGGCTGATGATGTGTGAAGATTAGCTCTATGGGAAATCTGCCTGTAAGATATTTAACTGAGCTATTTGATTAGATGAAATGAACCCACTTACTGTAATTGGATGCACTGAGCTCCCCCAATCTCCACCccttttttctgccatttcctCTCCATCTGTTTGTGTCTCACTTCTCATTCTACCCATGTTCACTGAGTAAATAGTTGCTTGGAGTGAGCTGAAGAAAGCCAAAAATATAACCCTGTCACAAGGCTATGTCTGCTTTCTGGATGATTTATACAAAATAATGTAATAGTAAAGCCACTTGTGACAAAAAGTGTGTACTATGAAAACTTGATTGATGGGTTGTTGAATGAAATGCTCCCTGCAGCAGGAATTAGACATggaagtatatttatttatttattttttacatactATGCATGAGGTACTATGAAAAAGGCCTGAACTTAATTGAAACACAAGGGATTCAATTATACTACTAAGCtatagagaaaaacaaatctgtgtTAATAGTACTTATGTATCTGGAACTTGCTTCTCATGTGTCTGTCTTATATCAGATACTGCTTATGTTGGCAGTGTGCAATGGCTTGTTCAGTCCACTTGGTGGCACTGTGCATCCTTAAGGTTGCACCATGTGAGTGTGCGTCAAagtgtttcttatttttgtgtgttgctttttttctgttgatttgtGGCTGTGTCTGTATTCATATACCTCGGTGCAAAATCAGAGAGTGAGCTACCTGAGCTTATAATGACATTCCTGTGATGTGCAATGCTGATGAGCACAATACCTGCTTTGCAAAATTGCGGCTGAAATTGAGGGACACATTTCACAATCACTTCATGCTTTTCAGGCCTCAGCTCAGTGTATCCACAGAATCAGTATACCTGCACCCATTTCATGTTTAAACTTCTGAAGTATTTTTTAGATGATGggatttcttatttatttatttattgtagcaCCTCATAAATGATCATGAATGCTTTGGATAGGACAGATGCTGTTGGATGCTTACTACTATAGAGCCAGATTTGGACACGGGAGCAACACTCACAGTGAAGTTTAACATTTCTGTTCAGCATTTGTTAAACATGGTGCTCACAGCTTGCTGGTAACACATTATAATCATGGTGTATTGTGGTAGCagtattattaataataatccCCTTTATGCTACAATACAGAGTTTTCAAATTCCTGAAGCATCTTGGCTACAtaaaagtttttgttgttgttatttgttttttttttcttcttcttcttttttttaaaatatagaaCATCAATTATTGTGACCTTTTAAATGACCTGAGGTCCTGTTCTCTTGtacaaagatgtttttaaaatgttgttttggaCCTTTtatccacacaaaaacaaaattttgagTAACTGAAAAAGCAATTCTTGTGATAATCTTGCTCCAGGGTGAATATATTGAATTCTCAACGGGAAGAATCTTAAGGCTTTAGGCAAGTGATTATCCCCCTTTTTTTACTCATGGCAGATGGAGGTAAATGTCATAATTGGCATTATAGTTTTTgataaaacaccaaaaaaccAACATGTTGGTCTGTTGATTTTGTCAAGTGCTTGACGGTGGTGCAGATAAGCTGTTGATAATTCATGCGAATGTACTATTGTATGGAGTGgactttaaaaattttattatttatttaggtttAAATGTGTGTACTGTGAAGTTCTGCCGGTTTCATTAAGTATACATGTTGAGAGGTGTCTCATTTGACTTTAAGTTTCTTTTATTGGCTACTTAtaattttttcaagtttttgtcTCTTATATGATAACTACTGTTTAAAATCACAggttaaaaaactaaaagaccCCATCAATTTTATAACCCCTTCGGTTTCCCCTTTTTAACTTTTCTCAAAGCTGAAGAAGTGCTGCTGCTTCTTATAGctgatttttttactttgtcacTAATGGTGGGCTTTTGTTGAGCTAGGCTGAGACAGGTCAATTCATTAGTGTCTAAATGAGTGAGGTGCTTAAGCTGTTTGTGTGCAGAGTGCTCAGCCATTTATGAAAACATGCTGCTAGTACACAAGCTTTGCCATTGCATTAATGAGGCTTAAAACTCTTGCTTTTGTTTGTCAGTTTTACTGACAGAAGCAaccctttaagaaaaaaaaataaataaaaattgtaccTCTTTCCCATGATTCCCACAGCGATGCTGTTCAAAGTGACCACTTATTTGGACCAAGTCAGGAAGAATTATGGCAATAACAGCAGATATGCAggataaaaccaaaacaaatcacTTTCAAGTCAAGATTGAATTTAGCATCTTGATAAATTAATATGGTCTATAGAATTTACTGGCATTGCTGTGGTTTTCTATAATGCTCACAGTCCACACAGTGCATCTGTAACGACTTGCTGGTGCATTTGCTCAAActtattctattttattgtaaacctttcagaaaaaaatcacataataGCAGTGGGACTTGATTACTGTGCTCAAACTAGAACTTCTTTTTAGTCTTGATTTCCTGATAACCACTTTTTGTTTAGTGAATGCACACCAGTCAGCTACAACATTATAGCCACTGTTGGGTCAAGTCAAGAACTTGGGTCCTCTTGTTTTAGAGCAGAGTTCTTCAGAGAAGTCCCAACCTTAACCTTAAATCAGTCATTAGAAGAAATTACTCATTGTATCTTTTTCAGTCACAGCCTTTCAATACAAGTCACTCAAGTGTTCATGAGTATTCATTctactctttttttaaaccccatttttgaacatttttaagtaTACAGACATATAGAAGAAAAAATTCAAATCAGAGGAAAATTTACATGATTGTGGCCTGCAGCATTCCCTATTgttctgatttaatttaatgtaatttaaaatttatgtaatttaatgAGTTAATGTAATGTTTAgtgtaaaaaatgcattttatgaaGTGCTTGaatgaaatgtaaattaatacattaatgACATGACCTTATTAAGTTAAGCAAAGCTGTAGCTTACTATATTCCTCATATTGATTAGATTTTTGTCACCAGGTTATTCCCATCATGTTATTACATATGTGACAATCTACAGGTGACAAATCTATTCAGGATGGAACAGATaacacatttttatgctgaCAACAAAACATCTTGAGGGCTAACCCAAATGGGAGAATGATAAATcttggaaaaaacaaactgctgatTCAAGAGTTCCCTACTCTCTTGTACAGCTGCCATTACTCACTTAACAGTTTGCCTTGGTAAGTCTCGTCCGCACTGCCTGTGTGTCCCTGAATGGTTCCCTGTGCACAGCAtaacagcagaaacaaaacatgaaattaagACTGTTGTTATTTTTAGCAGCATCAATGTTCCCATGACAAATGCAAACAATCCAATAGAAAAATACCTCATTACCAAATCACCAAACCTCTATATGTCTCAGTGTgtcttatatttttattttatttccatcaacAAGTATTGTACTGAGCTGGTgacatatttgttgttttaagctTTTATATTAGCTGACATTGGATTTGGCCAGGCAGGATAATACTTTACACGCTTGTGATTGGTACTTTCACTGCTGTAAATGGTTATTTTGCTGTCACAGGCTTTTATCATTAGGGGTCTGTGACATGACACTCAGAACAATTCTTATATACATTTCTGAAAAGTaattgtgtttatgtatgtgtgtactgGATTTTCCTGTATTATTACAGTAATGTTATCCCCCCCAGGTACAAAGTAATTTTGGAGGGTTTGATTTTATGGTTGTGTAAGACTTAAGGGATATATTGTGTCAAGGGAGAGACGCCACAGTCATATAGAGCtgatatgtgtttgtgtgtgtctgtgtgtgtgtttgtgtgtgtgaaagagagagagatagctTTGCTTCTTAGACTtgctttgtatgttttttttttttattattatagtgacacacacacagaaactctAACACGCATGTCTGCAAGCTGGGAGCAGCCAGTTCTTATTTGTCAAGTGTGAAATTCTGCTGTTCAGTGGGCACATCCTTACAAGCATAGGGTAACTCTGGGCCTGACTCCACCAGAGGTTTTTTCCCATCTTAAAATCACGCAGTGTGTCATAGCATTGCTAATTCACTTACAGATGTTGAAATCTGCTTTCATGCTTTCTCATGCTGAACATAAAATGTCTTCCTTTCCTCACCTTTATTAAGCTTCGGTATTAACATTCAGCAGCTTACGGTCTCCACACTTGGGGGAGAATCTTTGTAC from Melanotaenia boesemani isolate fMelBoe1 chromosome 16, fMelBoe1.pri, whole genome shotgun sequence carries:
- the ccser2a gene encoding serine-rich coiled-coil domain-containing protein 2 isoform X2, with product MEEKASIGPAMVSRLPKFGGRPSTSGTSPLCNGSTQPATPTQDGKTATPGPRPNGLIRPSPFSLKWKREEGITSSSPTIHNSPGDGNGDKAQSQPPSLAKEVKNSSPATPKMRRSGTLMVAVSSPKAIPKQSSKMSPRVGAKLGQSPLNGVSKMGLNGPSIPARTVSESRLVRPMLGSTSPRSISQDSLSQSNESLKIMTIDNMVRSNSFTHFKQIPSPTGEPITRSFSFNRAVELAKPLANTQLRPPRSSFLKPPQLSNGRVGLGLNGSLGGSGCLRVGVGHQYSKAPAVASSLPNPSVSPAPGTPRALKKPLLPNSVLNKSLASTGGSLGYRLAQSGQAKQQIPLFPDQVKQDVRSSAAPEYEGLLGIAVDSELTEDAGKECTYCDSDEISRNGVEIGGESGVQNCGQTAGETLEDMSLSSASSLDRGDTSEEFLDDFDSVGDVLSDGDVPDNRKSDSSTETPLHNVVNEAVDWESVNLAEHKEESPMQDSQESLVLSPEQGDVPQTSSVELSPSNSSGGTYMWDEEGLEPIGRHGTNPLDSYDDSEFNSMDILNNLDPPGTEDLDDDDLMLDVDLSEDGFHDFNRMSHNELPERASRQGQRRKHHRYSGPDHFYNNSRAHIFQHYGGLNASRISSGPVQSEGRQHDLTPVLDEVALEHMTQDCTLLKNQLLRLKTLLQLEETDSTTDVSEETEDSTTASQLDVLLKEVQMLREELRSRDKTIAHLTSQCQQLQQQHQQEQKPYQGQQVRYQSQHQRAPSSLRQSDRQMDKRTQHHYDKATQTYWKPPSHSGMLPTALLSPWQAQHQGLTRTSMPQRRQRVEHLVQYFTDTACLKYYSLSTFVSANTSTREGL
- the ccser2a gene encoding serine-rich coiled-coil domain-containing protein 2 isoform X1 — encoded protein: MEEKASIGPAMVSRLPKFGGRPSTSGTSPLCNGSTQPATPTQDGKTATPGPRPNGLIRPSPFSLKWKREEGITSSSPTIHNSPGDGNGDKAQSQPPSLAKEVKNSSPATPKMRRSGTLMVAVSSPKAIPKQSSKMSPRVGAKLGQSPLNGVSKMGLNGPSIPARTVSESRLVRPMLGSTSPRSISQDSLSQSNESLKIMTIDNMVRSNSFTHFKQIPSPTGEPITRSFSFNRAVELAKPLANTQLRPPRSSFLKPPQLSNGRVGLGLNGSLGGSGCLRVGVGHQYSKAPAVASSLPNPSVSPAPGTPRALKKPLLPNSVLNKSLASTGGSLGYRLAQSGQAKQQIPLFPDQVKQDVRSSAAPEYEGLLGIAVDSELTEDAGKECTYCDSDEISRNGVEIGGESGVQNCGQTAGETLEDMSLSSASSLDRGDTSEEFLDDFDSVGDVLSDGDVPDNRKSDSSTETPLHNVVNEAVDWESVNLAEHKEESPMQDSQESLVLSPEQGDVPQTSSVELSPSNSSGGTYMWDEEGLEPIGRHGTNPLDSYDDSEFNSMDILNNLDPPGTEDLDDDDLMLDVDLSEDGFHDFNRMSHNELPERASRQGQRRKHHRYSGPDHFYNNSRAHIFQHYGGLNASRISSGPVQSEGRQHDLTPVLDEVALEHMTQDCTLLKNQLLRLKTLLQLEETDSTTDVSEETEDSTTASQLDVLLKEVQMLREELRSRDKTIAHLTSQCQQLQQQHQQEQKPYQGQQVRYQSQHQRAPSSLRQSDRQMDKRTQHHYDKATQTYWKPPSHSPQILQPFNLCLSEHLHQGRLVKTLPIEGPSEVTMSRSEEATHATDDRPLEALVADVSGVEGSDKLSHLPSTNLHCPGSCAPQGITARDCPASAAQSAARRGWRAPAVMLQNSITPRSAGLTRSRMLQPPCLHKRVSLPAPKPGGTAGFASLRPGCSLGPPGNPTKQLPPPSRGLPCFNAGPQLHTPKLCRTSLLQPLRTSEPKRDPWYTRSSSLEEPNQRTLKDLGSIKTMNPLSRSCLPKPKIP
- the ccser2a gene encoding serine-rich coiled-coil domain-containing protein 2 isoform X3; its protein translation is MEEKASIGPAMVSRLPKFGGRPSTSGTSPLCNGSTQPATPTQDGKTATPGPRPNGLIRPSPFSLKWKREEGITSSSPTIHNSPGDGNGDKAQSQPPSLAKEVKNSSPATPKMRRSGTLMVAVSSPKAIPKQSSKMSPRVGAKLGQSPLNGVSKMGLNGPSIPARTVSESRLVRPMLGSTSPRSISQDSLSQSNESLKIMTIDNMVRSNSFTHFKQIPSPTGEPITRSFSFNRAVELAKPLANTQLRPPRSSFLKPPQLSNGRVGLGLNGSLGGSGCLRVGVGHQYSKAPAVASSLPNPSVSPAPGTPRALKKPLLPNSVLNKSLASTGGSLGYRLAQSGQAKQQIPLFPDQVKQDVRSSAAPEYEGLLGIAVDSELTEDAGKECTYCDSDEISRNGVEIGGESGVQNCGQTAGETLEDMSLSSASSLDRGDTSEEFLDDFDSVGDVLSDGDVPDNRKSDSSTETPLHNVVNEAVDWESVNLAEHKEESPMQDSQESLVLSPEQGDVPQTSSVELSPSNSSGGTYMWDEEGLEPIGRHGTNPLDSYDDSEFNSMDILNNLDPPGTEDLDDDDLMLDVDLSEDGFHDFNRMSHNELPERASRQGQRRKHHRYSGPDHFYNNSRAHIFQHYGGLNASRISSGPVQSEGRQHDLTPVLDEVALEHMTQDCTLLKNQLLRLKTLLQLEETDSTTDVSEETEDSTTASQLDVLLKEVQMLREELRSRDKTIAHLTSQCQQLQQQHQQEQKPYQGQQVRYQSQHQRAPSSLRQSDRQMDKRTQHHYDKATQTYWKPPSHSGMLPTALLSPWQAQHQGLTRTSMPQRRQTSNTTAFQPLSQRTPPPGKACKNSPHRGPQ